Sequence from the Candidatus Rokuibacteriota bacterium genome:
CGTGGGCGCCGGCGTCGTCGCGGAGATCGCGGAGTAGGCGATGCGCGACATCATCTCGCTCGCGTGCACCGAGTGCCAGCGGCGGAACTACACGACGACGAAGAACAAGCGGACCCATCCGGACCGCATGGAGATCAAGAAGTTCTGCAAGTGGTGCAGGAAGCACGCTCCGCACAAGGAATCGAAGTAGGGCGGAACATTACAAGATTTGTAGGCGTGTAGCTCTAACGGCTAGAGCACCGGACTCCAAATCCGGGGGATGGGGGTTCGAATCCCTCCACGCCTGCCAGATTCGGGAACCAGTGAGAGGTCATGGGATTCTTCGAGCGCGTCAAGCAGTTCGTCCACGAGGTGGCGGGGGAGTTCCGGCGGGTGAGTTGGCCCAACAGGGCCGAGGTCGCCAACTCGACCGTCGTGGTCCTCGCGGTGGTGGTGGTGCTGGCCGTGTTCCTGGCGGCCGTGGACATGGGGCTCTCGTGGATCGTGGAGCGGGTCCTTCGGTGGGGTTAGTTCAAGGCACGGGGGTCATTCGGGCATGAGCGAGACCAGCACGTCGGCGAAGCAGTGGTTCGTCGTCCACACCTACTCGGGGTTCGAGAACAAGGTGGCGGCGGCGATCGAATCGCGGGCGAAGATCTTCAACCTTCAGGATTTCTTCGGGCGGGTCATCGTCCCGACGGAGAAGGTTCGTGAGATCCGGAAGAGCAAGAAGATCGAGACCGAGCAGAAATTCTTCCCGGGCTACCTGCTCGTGGAGATGGAGCTGACCGACGACACCTGGCACTTGGTGCGCTCAACGCCCAAGGTGACCGGGTTCGTGGGTTCGGGCTCCAAGCCCGTGGCGCTGCCGGCGGAAGAGGTCGAGGGCATTCTGAAGCAGATGGAGGAAGGCGCCGAGAAGCCCAAGCTCAAGTCCACCTTCCAGAAGGGGGACAAGGTGCGGGTCATCGAGGGACCGTTCGTGAACTTCCAGGGCTCGATCGACGATCTCAACCCGGAGCGCGGGAAGCTCAAGGTGATGGTGGCGATCTTCGGGCGGATGACGCCGGTGGAGCTCGAGTACTACCAGGTGGAGAGGCTCTGATCCATGGCGAAGAAAGTTCAGGCGATGGTGAAACTGCAGATCCCGGCGGGTAAGGCCAACCCTTCGCCGCCGGTGGGTCCCGCGCTTGGCCAGCACGGGGTCAACATCATGGAATTCTGCAAAGGCTTCAATGCCCAGACCGGGTCTCAGGAGGGGCTGATCCTGCCCGTGGTGGTGACGATCTACCAGGACCGGTCCTTCACCTTCGTGGTGAAGACGCCCCCGGCGGCCGTGCTGCTCAAGCGGGCCGCGGGCATCGCCAAGGCCTCGGCCGTGCCGCACAAGGACAAGATCGGCAAGGTCACGCGCGCCCAGGTTCGCGAGATCGCCCAGACCAAGCTGGTGGACCTCAACACGGACTCGATCGAATCCGCCATGCGCACGGTCGAAGGCACGGCCCGCAGCATGGGCATCGATGTCGTTTGACGGCAGTGCGAGATGAGCGGCGGCCGAGTTGCCGAAGGCACGAGGGTCGCGAGACGAGCGGTGAAATGATCGAGATTGGAGCTCCGATATGCCAGTGATGACGAAGCGGCTGAAGGCGACAGAGGCGCTGATCGACCGGGCGAAGACGTACTCGGTCGAGGAGGCGATGGACATCGTGAAGAAGGCGCCCCCGGCGAAGTTCGACGAGAGCGTCGATCTGTCGCTCCGGCTCGGGGTCGACCCCAAGCACGCCGACCAGATGGTCCGCGGCGCCATCGTGCTGCCGCACGGCATCGGCAAGACGGTGCGCGTGGCCGTGTTCGCGAAGGGTGAGAAGGAGCGCGAGGCGCGCGAGGCCGGGGCCGACGTGGTGGGCGCCGAGGACCTGGTCGAGAAGATCCAGGGCGGCTTCATGGACTTCGACTCGACCATCGCGACGCCCGACCTCATGGGGCAGGTCGGCCGGCTCGGCAAGGTGTTGGGCCCGCGCGGGCTCATGCCTAACCCGAAGATGGGCACCGTGACGTTCGACGTGGGCCGCGCCGTGCGGGAGGTCAAAGCGGGCAAGGTCGAATTTCGCGCGGACAAGGCCGGCAACGTCCACGTGCAGGTGGGCAGGAAGTCATTCCCGCAGGAGAGCCTCGTTGCCAATGCGATGGCGCTGCTGGAAGCCATCGTCAAGGCCAAGCCGGCGGCGTCAAAGGGCGTGTACCTGCGCTCGCTGACGCTGTCCACGACCATGGGGCCTGGCATCCCGGTGGACGCCCAGCGGGTCGCGAACCAGTTCAAGAAGCAGATCTAGCCGGACAAGGAGCGGGGACGTGCCGACTCAAGCGAAAGTGGAGAGCGTCGAGGCCTTGAAGGAGCGGCTGGGCACCGCCAAGACCGTGGTGCTGACCGAGTATCGCGGGCTCAGCGTCCAGCAGCTGTCGGACCTGCGCAAGCAGCTCAAGGGCGCCGCGGCGGAGTACAAGGTGGTCAAGAACCGCTTGGCCCGCCTCGCCGTCAAGGGCTCGGCCCTCGACGCGCTCGGCGTGCACCTCAAGGGCCCGACGGGACTCGTGTTCACCAAGCAGGACCCGGTGGCGGTGGCGAAGGCGCTGCAGGCCTTCGTCAAGACCCACCCGCAGCTGCAGATCAAGCTCGGGCTGGTGGAGGGCAAGGTCGTTCAGCCGGCGGAGCTCAAGGCGTTGGCGGACCTTCCGTCCAAGGAGCAGCTCCGAAGCCAGATCGTGGGCGCCCTGCAGGGACCGATGGCTCAGCTTGTGAGCCTGTTGCAGGCGCCGCTCCGGGAGATCGTGTACGTGCTCGAGGCCCGGGGCAAGGGCGCAGCCGATTCGGCCTGAGACAGGCTTTCATATCACGACGTAGCAACCACACACGGAGGCGGATGACATGGCGACGAACATCGAAGAGATCGCGGAGAAGCTGGACACGCTGACGCTGCTGGAGGCGTCCCAGCTTTCGAAGCTTTTGCAGGAGAAGTGGGGCGTGTCGGCGGCGGCGGCGGTAGCCGCCCCGGCGGTCGGCGGCGCGGCGGCGGCCGGCGGCGCGGCGGCAACCGAGGAGAAGACGGAGTTCGACGTCGTCCTCATGGCGGCTGGCGAGAAGAAGATCCAGGTGATCAAGGTCGTGCGCGAGCTGACGGGCCTCGGCCTCAAGGAAGCCAAGGATCTCGTCGACGGCGCGCCCAAGCCGGTCAAGGAGAAGGTGGCCAAGGTCGAGGCCGCGGACGTGAAGAAGAAGCTCGAGGAGGTCGGGGCGACGGTCGAAGTGAGGTAGCCTCCGCACGCGCGGGAGAGCATAGAACGGGGGCCCGCGCCCCCCTCGACCAACGTGTGGCCCCGGCCCGTCCGGCGGGGTTGAGCACCCGGCGGCTAGATGCCGTCGGGGCGCGGAGGGTGTATGGCAGGCACGATCCAGTGCGGACGCCGGGTGCGCAAGGACTTCGGCAAGATTCCGTCCATCGTTGAGATCCCGAATCTCATCGAGATCCAGAAGCGGTCGTACGAGCAGTTTCTGCAGAAGGACGTGGCGCCCGATCGCCGCGAGGAGACGGGGCTGCAGGCGGTGTTCAAGTCCGTGTTCCCCATCGCGGACTACAACGACAACGCCCTGCTCGAGTTCGACAGCTTCCACTTCGGCGATCCGAAGTACACGGTCGAGGAGTGCCACGATCGCGGGATGACATTCGCCATCCCGCTCAAGGTGACGCTGCGGCTCGTGGTCTACGACCACGATAAGGAGGCAAAGACCCGCACCATCCGCGAGCAGCGCGGCCAGGAGGTCTACCTGGGCGAGCTGCCGCTGATGACCGACAAGGGCACCTTTATCATCAACGGCACCGAGCGCGTCGTGGTGTCGCAGCTGCAGCGCTCGGCCGGCGTCTTCTTCGACGACGACAAGGGCAAGACCGTCGCCTCGGGCAAGCTGCTCTATTCGGCGCGCGTCATCCCCTATCGCGGGTCGTGGGTCGAGTTCGAGTTCGACGCCAACGACATCCTCTTCGTCCGCGTGGATCGCCGCCGCAAGATGCTGGCGACGGCTTTCCTGCGCGCGTTCACGTTCCTCGAGAAGGGCGTTGTCCTCTCGGACGCCGAGATACTCGGGCAGTTCTACGAGCTCGAGGAGGTCTTGAGCTTCGAGGACCGCACCGCCTGGGTCAAGCTGCACCCCGAGGCCCACAACGGCGTCAAGGTCGCTGATGACGTCAAGCCGCCGCGGCACCGCGAGCCGATGGTTGCCAGCGGCAAGGCGCTCAATCCCAAGCTGATCGAGAAGCTCCTGGAGGCGGGAGTCACGAAGATCCCGGTCAAGGCCGACTCGCTGGTGGGCCGCCGCACGGGCGACCGCGTCGTCGATGCCGACACCGGCGAGGTGCTGGTCGAGACCAACCAGGAGATCACGCAGACGCTCCTGGCGCAGCTCATGGCGCGCAAGATCTCGGCGCTCAAGCTGCTGACGATGGCGCCCGGGAAGGCGGACGCGTCGATCTACGAGACGCTGGTCCGCGACCACTTCAAGAACCCGGACGAGGCGCTCGTCGAGATCTACCGGCGCCTCCGCCCGGGCGACCCGCCCACGGTGGAGTCGGCCCGCGCGCTGTTCCGCGGGATGTTCATGGATCCGCGCCGTTATGACCTGGCGCGGGTGGGCCGCTTCATGATCAACAAGAAACTCGGCATCAACGCCAATCTCAACGCCAAGACTCTGCGCGGCGAGGACGTCGTGTACGTCATCCGCCATCTCCTCCAGGTTCGGCTCGGCACCAAGTCCACGGACGACATCGACCACCTCGGCAACCGCCGCGTCCGGTCGGTGGGCGAGCTGCTGGAGAACCAATTCCGGGTCGGGCTCACGCGCATGGAGCGGGCCGTCAAGGAGCGGATGTCGATCTCCGACATCACGAACCTGATGCCCCACGACCTGATCAACGCCAAGCCCGTCTCGGCGGTGGTCAAGGAGTTCTTCGGCTCCTCGCAGCTCAGCCAGTTCATGGACCAGACGAACCCGCTGGCCGAGCTGACCCACAAGCGCCGCCTCTCGGCCCTCGGGCCGCGTGGTCTGTCGCGCGAGCGCGCCGGCTTCGAGGTGCGCGACGTCCACCCGACGCACTACGGGCGGATCTGCCCCATCGAGACGCCTGAAGGCCCGAACATCGGCCTCATCTCGTCGCTGTCGACGTATGCCAGGATCAACGAGTTCGGCTTCATCGAGACGCCGTACCGGAAGGTGCAGGGCGGCGCGGTGTCGGACGAGATCGTGTTCCTGTCCGCGCTCGAGGAGGAGCAGTTCGTCATCGCGCAGGCCAACGCCGAGCTGGACGCCCGCAGCCGCTTCGTGCGCGACCGCGTGTCGGCCAGGAAGAGCGGCGAGTATAAGATGGTCTCCCCCGAGGAGTTGAACTACATGGACGTGTCGCCGAAGCAGCTCGTGTCGGTGGCGGCCGCCATGGTGCCGTTTCTCGAGAACGACGACGCCAACCGCGCCCTCATGGGCTCGAACATGCAGCGCCAGGCGGTGCCCCTGCTGCAGCCGGAGGCGCCGTACGTCGGCACGGGCATGGAGCACATCGTCGCGCGTGACTCTGGCGCGGTCGTGCTGGCCCGGCGGCCCGGCGTGGTCGAGTACGTCTCAGCCAATCGCGTCGTGGTGCGCGCCGAGACGCGCTCCAAGAAGGCCGACCCCGTCCAGGACCTGCCGCTGGACATCTACAACCTGACGAAGTACCGCCGCTCGAACCAGAACACCTGCATCAACCAGCGGCCGATCGTGAGGAAGGGCGACCGGGTCCACGCCGGCGATGTCATCGCCGACGGGCCCGGCACCGACCAGGGCGAGCTGGCCCTCGGGCGCAACGTGCTCGTCGCCTTCATGCCGTGGGGCGGCTACAACTTCGAGGACGCGATCCTGGTCTCGGAGCGGCTCGTCAAGGACGACCGCTACACCTCCATCCACATCGAGGAGTTCGAAGTCCAGGCGCGCGACACCAAGCTGGGCAAGGAAGAGGTGACGCGCGACATCCCGAACGTCTCCGAGGAGGCGTTGAAGGACCTCGACGACTCCGGCATCGTGCGCATCGGCGCCAAGGTCAAGGCCGGCGACATCCTCGTCGGCAAGATCACGCCGAAAGGCGAGACACAGCTGACGCCCGAGGAGAAGCTGTTGCGAGCGATCTTTGGCGAGAAGGCGGGCGACGTGCGCGACACGTCGCTAACGGTGCCCCCGGGCATCGAGGGCACGGTGGTGGACGTCAAGGTCTTCTCGCGTCGCGGCGTTGACAAGGACGAGCGCGCCAAGTCCATCGAAGAAGAGGAGGTCGCGGGCCTGGAGAAGGACTACCAGGACGAGATCGCCATGGTCGAGCTCGAGCGCGACCAGAAGCTCAAGAACATCCTGGTGGGCAAGACGCTGACGCAGGACCTCGCCGACCCCATCAAGAAGGACCGGATCGCCAAGAAGGGCGACAAGATCGACCGGCCCGAGCTGGAGAATTTCTCCTGGCACGAGCTGAAGAAGATCAAGATCAAGGAAGATGATGGGCTGACCAACACCATCAAGCGCATCGAGGATCTGGCGGACGACCAGATCGCCTTCTTCGACCGTATGCTGGAGGAGCGCGTCGGCCGGCTTCGCCGCGGCGACGACCTGCCGCCCGGCGTCATCAAGATGGTCAAGGTCTATATGGCCGTGAAGCGCAAGCTCTCGGTCGGCGACAAGATGGCCGGCCGCCACGGCAACAAGGGCGTCGTCTCCCGGGTGCTGCCCGAGGAGGACATGCCGTACCTGCCCGACGGTACGCCGGTCGAGATCGTGCTGAACCCGCTCGGCGTGCCCTCGCGCATGAACGTGGGGCAAATCCTCGAGACCCACCTCGGGTGGGCGGCCAAGGCCCTCGGGATCTGGGTGGCGAGCCCGGTGTTTGACGGCGCCACGGAGAGCGAGATCCGCGGTCATCTGACGCAGGCGGGTCTTCCCGTTTCCGGCAAGACGCGCCTGTGCGACGGGCGCACCGGCAAGCCCTTCCACCAGGAGGTGACGGTCGGTCAGATCTACATCCTCAAGCTGGCCCACTTGGTGGACGACAAGATGCACGCGCGGTCCATCGGGCCGTACTCCCTCGTCACCCAGCAGCCGCTGGGGGGCAAGGCGCAGTTCGGCGGCCAGCGTTTCGGCGAGATGGAGGTGTGGGCGCTCGAGGCGTACGGCGCGGCCCACACGTTGCAGGAGATGCTCACGGTCAAGTCGGACGACGTCGAGGGCCGCAACCGGATCTACGAAGCCATCGTGAAGGGAGAGAACTTCCTGGAGCCCGGCACGCCGGAATCCTTCAACGTGCTCGTGAAGGAGCTGCAGAGCCTGGCCCTGGACGTGGAGCTCGTGCCCAAGGACGGCAAGAAGCCGGCCTAGCTTGTAGTGTGAGCCGCAGGGCGTCGCGGGGCTGGGGCCCCGCCGTCCGAGGCGAACTTAGAAAAAGGAGATTCCCAGAATGCTGACGGATCGGACATTCGGAAGCCTGGTTCGGGACGAGAAGCCCACGAAGGACCTGTGGGGGATCCTCGATCGGCACCCGAAGCCCATGACCTTCGGCGCGATCCGCATCAAGCTGGCCGCGCCGCAGAAGATCCGCGACTGGTCGCACGGCGAGGTCAAGAAGCCGGAAACGATCAACTATCGGACCTTCAAGCCCGAGCGCGACGGCTTGTTCTGCGCCCGCATCTTCGGGCCGACAAAGGACTACGAGTGCGCCTGCGGCAAGTACAAGCGCATGAAGTTCGCCGGCGTGATCTGCGACAAGTGCGGCGTCGAGGTGACGCGCGCCCGGGTGCGCCGCGAGCGCATGGGACACATCGAGCTCGCGTCGCCCGTCTCGCATGTGTGGTTCTTCAAGGGCCTGCCCTCGCGGATCGGCCAGCTGCTGGACATGTCGCTGCGCGAGCTCGAGAAGATCCTGTACTTCGAGGAGTACGTCGTCCTCGAGCCCGGCAAGGTGCCGGGGCTGAAGAAGAAGGATCTGGTGGCGGTGGACAAGACCCGCAAGCTCCAGGACGAGCACGGCCACGACGCCTTCACGGTCGGCATGGGCGCTGAGGCGATCCGAGAGCTGCTGCGCGCCATAGACATGGACCTGCTCGCGCGCGAGCTGCGCACCCAGATGGGCGTCGAGACCTCCGTGCAGAAGCGGAAGAAGATCGTCAAGCGCCTGAAGGTCGTCGAGGCCTTCCTCAAGTCCGGCAACCAGCCCGAGTGGATGATCCTCGAGGTGCTGCCGGTGATCCCGCCCGAGCTGCGCCCGCTGGTGCCGCTGGACGGCGGCCGCTTCGCGACCTCGGACCTCAACGACCTCTACCGCCGCGTCATCAACCGCAACAACCGGCTGAAGCGGCTCATGGAGCTGCGGGCCCCGGAGATTATCATCCGCAACGAGAAGCGGATGCTGCAGGAGGCCGTCGACGCGCTGTTCGACAACGGCCGCCGCGGCCGCGTCATCACAGGCCCCAACAACCGACCGCTCAAGTCGCTGTCGGACACGCTCAAGGGCAAGCAGGGACGTTTCCGGCAGAACCTGCTCGGCAAGCGCGTGGACTACTCCGGCCGTTCGGTCATCGTCGTCGGCCCGTACCTGAAGCTCCACCAGTGCGGCCTGCCGAAGAAGATGGCGCTCGAGCTCTTCAAGCCCTTCATCCTCCGAAAGCTCGAGGAGCGCGGCATCGCCTCGTCCATCAAGGCCGCCAAGAAGTTCGTCGAGAAGGAGCGGCCGGAAGTGTGGGACATCCTCGAGGAGGTCATCACGGAGCACCCGGTGCTCTTGAACCGCGCGCCGACGCTCCACCGTCTCGGCATCCAGGCCTTCGAGCCCATCCTGGTCGAGGGCAAGGCCATCGAGATCCACCCCCTGGTCTGCACCGCGTTCAACGCCGACTTCGACGGCGACCAGATGGCCGTGCACATTCCGCTCTCCATGGAGGCGCAGATGGAGGCGCAGGTGCTGATGCTGTCGGCCAACAACATCCTGTCGCCCTCGAACGGCGCCCCCGTGGCCATCCCGACGCAGGACATAGTCTTCGGCATCTACTACCTGTCCAAGGAGCGGGCGGGCGTCAAGGGCGAGGGGCGGCTCTTCGCCGACCCGGAAGAGGTCCGCATCGCCTACGACAACGAGGACGTGGATCTGCAGGCGAGGATCCGGCTCCGGTACAATGGCGCAGTCATCAACACGACAGTCGGGCGTACGCTGCTCAACGACGTTGTGCCCGAGCCGCTGCGCTTCGTGAACAAGGAGCTCAAGAAGAAGGAGATCGGCGCGCTCATCGCCGACTGCTACAACCGGCTCGGCAACGAGGCGACGGTCGCCTTCCTGGACGACCTGAAGGACATCGGTTTTCGCTATGCGACGCTGTCGGGTCTCTCGATCGGCATCCAGGACATGCACATTCCCGCGGCGAAGGGCGAGCTGATCGAGCGCGCCCGCAAGCAGGTCAACGAGGTCGAGCAGCAGTACCAGGACGGCGTCATCACCAACGGTGAGCGCTACAACAAAGTCGTCGACATCTGGGCGCACACGACGGATCAGATCGCCGACGCCATGTTCCGCGAGCTCGAGGGCGGCGCGCAGGGCGGCGAGTTCAACCCCATCTACATGATGGCCGACTCGGGCGCCCGCGGCTCGAAGCAGCAGATTCGGCAGCTGGCCGGCATGCGCGGCCTCATGGCCAAGCCGTCAGGCGAGATCATCGAGACGCCGATCACGTCCAACTTCCGCGAAGGCCTGACCGTGCTCGAGTACTTCACCTCCACGCACGGCGCCCGAAAGGGCCTCGCCGACACCGCGCTGAAGACGGCCGACTCCGGCTATCTGACGCGGCGGCTCGTGGACGTCTCCCAGGACGTCATCGTCTCCGAGTACGACTGCGGCACGGTCAAGTACATCGACGCGGCGCCGCTGGTCGAAGGCGGCGACATCATCCAGTCCCTGCGCGACCGCGTGCTGGGGCGCGTGGCCGCCGAGGACATCCGCGACCCGTTCACGGGCGAGATCATCGTCCAGGCGGGTACCGAGATCGCCGAGGAGCTGGCCCAGAGGATCGAGGACTCGGGCCTCGAGCGCGTGCGTATCCGCTCGGCGCTGACCTGCGAGTCGAAGCGCGGCATCTGCGTCATGTGCTACGGGCGCAACCTGGGCACGGGCCGCCTGGCCGAGTTCGGCGAAGCGGTGGGCATCATCGCCGCCCAGTCGATCGGCGAGCCCGGCACCCAGCTGACCATGCGGACCTTCCACATCGGCGGCACGGCGAGCCGCGTGGTCGAGGCCTCCAAGCACGACGCCAAGCACGCGGGCATCGTGAAGTACCACAACATCCGCTCCGTCGTGAACCGCGACGGGGACATCGTCGTGCTCAACCGTAACGGCGAGATCGTCGTGGTGGACGAGCGGGGCCGTGAGAAGGAGCGGTACCCCGTCGTGCCGGGCGCGCGCATCAAGATCAAGGACGACGGCAAGGTGACTCTCGGCAAACTGCTCGTCGAGTGGGATCCGTTCACAACGCCGATCCTGACCGAGGTCAGCGGCACGGTCACGTACCGCGACGTAGTGGACGGGGTCACGATCCGGGAGGAGTTCGATGAGGTCACGGGCCTGGCCCGGCGCGTGATCATCGAGGACCAGGAGGGCAAGCTTCAGCCCCGGGTGTCGGTCAAGGCGCCGACCGGCGGGGACAACTCGCCCGACAGCGAGTCGGCCGGCGAGACGCGCGGCCGCTACATGCTGCCGGTGGGTGCCCACCTGCTCGTGGCCGACGGTGTGGAGGTGCACCAGGGCGACATCATCTCGAAGATCCCGCGCGAGACCACGAAGACCAAGGACATCACCGGCGGTCTGCCGCGGGTGGCCGAGCTCTTCGAGGCGCGCAAGCCGAAGGAGCAGGCGGTCATCACCGAGATTGACGGCGCGGTCGAGTTCGCCGGCTTCGTCAAGGGCATGCGCAAGATCATCATCCGCGCCGACGACGGCGAGACCAAGGAGTACCTGATCCCGCGCGGCAAGCACATCTCTGTCCACGAGGGCGACCGGGTCAGGGCGGGCGAGACGCTGATGGACGGCTCCCCGAACCCGCACGACTACCTGGCGGTCCTGGGCGACCGGGAGCTGCAGCGCTACCTCGTGAACGAGGTGCAGGAGGTCTACCGGCTGCAGGGCGTGACCATCAACGACAAACACATCGAGATCATCGTGCGCCAGATGCTGCGCCGGGTTCGCATCGAGGAGGTCGGCGGCACCGACTTCGTCGTGGGGGAGCTGGTGGACAAGTTCGTCTTCCAGGACGAGAACGACAAGGCCAACGCGGCCGGCAAGCCGGCCGCCACGGCCAAGCCCGTGCTCCTCGGGATCACCAAGGCGTCGCTCTCGACCGACAGCTTCATCTCGGCGGCGTCGTTCCAGGAGACCACCCGAGTGCTGACGGAAGCCGCCATCAGCGGCAAGCAGGATGACCTGCGCGGCCTCAAGGAGAACGTCATCGTCGGCCGGCTGATCCCGGCCGGCACGGGGCTCGGCCACTACACACGGGCCGAAGTGCTCAGCCAGGGCGGCGAGGAGGCCGCGGTGGCCGTCGAGGAGGCCCCTGCCGAGGCGGCGGCCGACTCAGCCGAGGGCGACGGCGGCGAGGAGATTGCCCAGGCAGGCTAGGAGGGGCCAGGTGTCAGCGACTTGACAAAGGCCCCTATTTC
This genomic interval carries:
- the rpoC gene encoding DNA-directed RNA polymerase subunit beta' translates to MTFGAIRIKLAAPQKIRDWSHGEVKKPETINYRTFKPERDGLFCARIFGPTKDYECACGKYKRMKFAGVICDKCGVEVTRARVRRERMGHIELASPVSHVWFFKGLPSRIGQLLDMSLRELEKILYFEEYVVLEPGKVPGLKKKDLVAVDKTRKLQDEHGHDAFTVGMGAEAIRELLRAIDMDLLARELRTQMGVETSVQKRKKIVKRLKVVEAFLKSGNQPEWMILEVLPVIPPELRPLVPLDGGRFATSDLNDLYRRVINRNNRLKRLMELRAPEIIIRNEKRMLQEAVDALFDNGRRGRVITGPNNRPLKSLSDTLKGKQGRFRQNLLGKRVDYSGRSVIVVGPYLKLHQCGLPKKMALELFKPFILRKLEERGIASSIKAAKKFVEKERPEVWDILEEVITEHPVLLNRAPTLHRLGIQAFEPILVEGKAIEIHPLVCTAFNADFDGDQMAVHIPLSMEAQMEAQVLMLSANNILSPSNGAPVAIPTQDIVFGIYYLSKERAGVKGEGRLFADPEEVRIAYDNEDVDLQARIRLRYNGAVINTTVGRTLLNDVVPEPLRFVNKELKKKEIGALIADCYNRLGNEATVAFLDDLKDIGFRYATLSGLSIGIQDMHIPAAKGELIERARKQVNEVEQQYQDGVITNGERYNKVVDIWAHTTDQIADAMFRELEGGAQGGEFNPIYMMADSGARGSKQQIRQLAGMRGLMAKPSGEIIETPITSNFREGLTVLEYFTSTHGARKGLADTALKTADSGYLTRRLVDVSQDVIVSEYDCGTVKYIDAAPLVEGGDIIQSLRDRVLGRVAAEDIRDPFTGEIIVQAGTEIAEELAQRIEDSGLERVRIRSALTCESKRGICVMCYGRNLGTGRLAEFGEAVGIIAAQSIGEPGTQLTMRTFHIGGTASRVVEASKHDAKHAGIVKYHNIRSVVNRDGDIVVLNRNGEIVVVDERGREKERYPVVPGARIKIKDDGKVTLGKLLVEWDPFTTPILTEVSGTVTYRDVVDGVTIREEFDEVTGLARRVIIEDQEGKLQPRVSVKAPTGGDNSPDSESAGETRGRYMLPVGAHLLVADGVEVHQGDIISKIPRETTKTKDITGGLPRVAELFEARKPKEQAVITEIDGAVEFAGFVKGMRKIIIRADDGETKEYLIPRGKHISVHEGDRVRAGETLMDGSPNPHDYLAVLGDRELQRYLVNEVQEVYRLQGVTINDKHIEIIVRQMLRRVRIEEVGGTDFVVGELVDKFVFQDENDKANAAGKPAATAKPVLLGITKASLSTDSFISAASFQETTRVLTEAAISGKQDDLRGLKENVIVGRLIPAGTGLGHYTRAEVLSQGGEEAAVAVEEAPAEAAADSAEGDGGEEIAQAG